A genome region from Carya illinoinensis cultivar Pawnee chromosome 2, C.illinoinensisPawnee_v1, whole genome shotgun sequence includes the following:
- the LOC122301830 gene encoding zinc finger BED domain-containing protein RICESLEEPER 1-like, whose translation MSEQVPTVKCSSASLLVEIEVDGITGREEFNAIECDSNDGNNEVDGIIGGEENPSAPIDPQKYAYQRKPRKKTSAVWKDFKIVEKNGVKKAECNFCKDLLSISSSGSTTHFHRHLTSYLPHIAASKRQKVLTIDMKGSECVNLVKNFSYDMKKVRELASHMILYHEYPFSMMEHVVFNKFMRANTPYWQKISRTTARNDCQSTYEIEKKKLKTILRGVNKVSITTDMWTSGQKISYMVITCHFVDPDWHLQKRVLNFCNVPPPHNGVIIADALQKCFIDWGIENKVSTITVDNARYNDVALRVLKDVFSLKKKLSIGGQLFHVRCCAHITNLLVKDGLSEIGKIVDCVREGVKYLVASEARIKQFSDIAKQLQLPSKKLFLDVPTKWNSTYLMLAAALEFREVFPRYGDRDQGFNYVPSVEDWTKVENVCQILSVFNEVTNIISGTEYPTANLFLPEVWRIKEVLNKKSLDLNDYIRAMVVKMNTKFDKYWGECNLLMAVAAVLDPRFKMMLVQFCFPVIYSEPEATKNIDTILRILYELYDEYAEDYNLANVESSGHENARDIGSSCSGSINVVGKNVMSGKSIFESFVRRNDTIRPVKSDLDVYLEEGVYICSEDSDLHFDALEWWKVNDLKYHILSKMARDILSIPITTVASESTFSAGGTVIDPYRASMSVETVEMLLCGADWVRVLHGLKKSSNVDGDWHLASF comes from the exons ATGTCTGAACAAGTACCAACTGTTAAATGCTCATCTGCAAGTCTACTGGTAGAGATTGAAGTTGATGGTATTACTGGTAGAGAAGAATTTAATGCTATAGAGTGTGATAGTAATGATGGGAATAATGAAGTTGATGGTATTATTGGTGGAGAAGAAAACCCAAGTGCCCCTATAGATCCCCAAAAATATGCATACCAAAGGAAGCCTAGGAAGAAAACTTCTGCagtttggaaagattttaaaatagtgGAGAAGAATGGTGTCAAGAAAGCTGAGTGTAACTTTTGCAAAGATCTCTTGTCTATTTCTTCATCAGGTTCTACAACTCACTTTCATAGGCACTTGACTAGTTATCTCCCACACATAGCTGCTTCTAAGAGACAAAAGGTTTTGACTATTGACATGAAGGGTTCTGAATGTGTGAATCTTGTAAAAAATTTCTCGTATGATATGAAAAAGGTAAGAGAACTAGCTTCTCACATGATACTTTATCACGAGTATCCTTTTTCCATGATGGAACATGTGgtgtttaataaatttatgagaGCTAATACTCCTTATTGGCAAAAAATAAGTCGTACTACAGCTAGAAATGATTGTCAATCCACttatgagattgagaaaaagaaGTTGAAGACAATATTGAGAGGTGTGAATAAAGTCAGTATAACAACCGACATGTGGACTTCAGGTCAAAAGATCTCATATATGGTTATTACCTGTCATTTTGTTGATCCTGATTGGCATTTACAAAAAAGAgtcttaaatttttgtaatGTCCCACCACCACACAACGGGGTTATTATTGCTGATGCTCTTCAAAAGTGTTTCATTGATTGGGGAATTGAGAACAAAGTATCTACAATAACAGTGGACAATGCTAGATATAATGATGTAGCTTTAAGGGTTCTCAAAGATGTTTTCAGTTTGAAAAAGAAGTTATCTATCGGGGGGCAGCTTTTTCATGTGCGTTGTTGCgcacatataacaaatttattgGTCAAAGATGGACTAAGTGAGATTGGTAAAATTGTCGACTGTGTTCGAGAAGGGGTGAAGTACTTGGTTGCATCAGAAGCTCGTATCAAGCAGTTTAGTGATATTGCAAAACAATTGCAATTACCAAGCAAGAAACTTTTTTTGGATGTTCCTACCAAATGGAATAGCACTTATCTAATGCTAGCTGCAGCCTTAGAGTTTAGGGAAGTCTTTCCGAGATATGGAGATAGAGATCAAGGCTTTAATTATGTTCCAAGTGTTGAGGATTGGACCAAAGTGGAAAATGTCTGTCAAATTTTGTCAGTTTTTAATGAGGTTACAAACATTATCTCAGGAACTGAGTATCCAACTGCTAACTTATTCCTTCCTGAGGTATGGAGAATAAAAGAGGTGTTGAACAAGAAGTCTCTTGACCTAAATGATTACATACGAGCAATGGTTGTGAagatgaatacaaaatttgataaatattggggggaaTGTAATTTGCTTATGGCAGTGGCTGCTGTTTTGGATCCAAGGTTCAAGATGATGCTAGTTCAATTTTGTTTTCCAGTAATTTATTCAGAACCCGAAGCCACTAAAAACATAGACACCATCTTGAGAATCTTATATGAGCTGTATGATGAGTATGCTGAAGATTATAATTTAGCTAATGTGGAGTCGAGTGGACATGAAAATGCTCGAGACATAGGTTCTTCTTGTAGTGGCTCTATCAATGTTGTGGGGAAGAATGTGATGAGTGGCAAGTCTATATTTGAATCATTCGTTAGAAGGAATGATACCATTCGTCCAGTGAAATCTGATTTGGATGTTTATTTAGAGGAAGGTGTCTATATTTGTAGTGAGGATTCGGATTTACATTTTGATGCCTTGGAGTGGTGGAAGGTTAATGATCTAAAATACCACATTTTATCTAAGATGGCACGTGATATTTTGTCAATTCCAATTACTACAGTGGCTTCAGAATCTACATTTAGTGCTGGTGGTACAGTAATTGATCCTTATCGTGCATCAATGTCTGTTGAAACTGTAGAAATGCTATTATGTGGGGCTGACTGGGTTCGGGTACTTCATGGTTTGAAAAAATCATCGAAT GTTGATGGTGATTGGCATTTGGctagtttttaa
- the LOC122300597 gene encoding endochitinase EP3-like yields MAALTLKKNLLTFVLVVILAGALFSGNVEGQTVADIVTDDFFNGILNQASGDCPGKSFYTRAAFLSALSSYNQFGSGSAEESKREVAAFFANVAHETGSLCYIEEINGASQDYCDESNTQYPCNPDKKYYGRGPLQLTWNYNYGAAGNSIGVDLLNSPETVATDPVISFKTALWFWMTNVHQVLNQGFGATIRAINGAIECNGGNSGAVQSRIQYYTQYCDQLGVAPGDNLSC; encoded by the exons ATGGCTGCACTCACCTTGAAAAAGAATCTACTAACCTTTGTTCTAGTTGTAATCTTAGCAGGAGCACTTTTCTCCGGCAATGTTGAGGGTCAAACCGTGGCCGATATTGTGACGGATGATTTCTTTAATGGGATACTAAATCAGGCGAGTGGAGATTGTCCAGGAAAGAGCTTCTACACAAGAGCTGCCTTCCTTAGTGCTCTTAGTTCGTATAATCAATTCGGGTCTGGTTCTGCTGAAGAGTCCAAGCGTGAGGTTGCTGCTTTCTTTGCTAATGTTGCACATGAGACAGGAT CTTTGTGCTACATAGAAGAGATAAACGGTGCCTCGCAAGACTATTGTGATGAGAGCAATACACAGTATCCATGCAACCCTGATAAGAAATACTATGGTCGTGGACCACTTCAACTAACTTGGAATTACAACTATGGAGCTGCTGGAAATAGCATTGGAGTTGATTTATTAAACTCTCCTGAAACTGTAGCCACAGACCCTGTTATTTCATTTAAGACAGCCTTATGGTTTTGGATGACCAATGTTCACCAAGTCCTAAACCAAGGGTTTGGTGCAACCATTCGAGCCATTAACGGTGCAATTGAATGCAATGGAGGAAACTCTGGTGCTGTCCAATCTCGTATCCAATATTACACTCAGTATTGCGACCAACTCGGTGTTGCTCCTGGTGATAATCTCAGTTGCTAA